TCCAGCTCTTTGCTGAAGTCTCGCAAGGCTTGTTGAATCGCCAGCGCGGCGTGAACAGCGCGGCGTGGACCATCTTCATGGGCGATCGGCGCGCCAAACAGCGCCATCACCCCATCGCCGGTGTACTGGTTGATCGTGCCCTCGAAGTGATGCACCGCTGCGGTGATGAGTTCAAAGCAGCGATCCATGATGGCGTGAACCTCTTCGGGATCACGTTGTTCCGAGAGCGTCGTGAAGCCGGCGACGTCCGCAAATAGGACGGTGACCTGCCGCCGTTCGCCTTCTAAAGCGGAGCGCGAGGTGAGAATCTTGTCGGCCAGATGCTTGGGTGTGTAAGCGGTGAGACGGCTATGATAATCGAGCGTTGGCGCTGAGGCCAGCACCGGGGATTGAGGTGCAGGCACTGATGGGGTGACAGTCAACTCCGACAATCGCTGCCCGCAAGCGCCACAGAAGCGAGCGCCAGAGCGAACCGGCGCTGCACACTGCGGGCAACGCATCTCCAGTAGAGAGCCGCACTGTTCGCAGAAACGATGTTCCTCAGGATTTTTAGTGTGACAAGTAGCGCATTGCATGAGCCTAATTCCCTTCAGCCTGAAGCCGCAACCCTTTAGCCTGCCTTTTCCGCCACAAACGTCCAATACGTCGGCACCAACTCTGCATTTTTCTGCAAGACCGTAAAGCCACTGTCGTTCAACATCGTGAGGATTTCGCTACGAGTATTGACGATATTGCCCCAAGTGACCTCGAACCATTGCTCCAGAATACTCATAGTGAAGCGCCGGTCGCGCAGATCGGCCCCGTTTGCCGGTGAGCAGCGATCAACTAAAAGCAGCACGCCCCCTGGTTTCAGACTCTGATGACAGCGGCGCAAAATGTCTGGCTTGGCACCATCTGGCAGCTCGTGGAACACTTGCACCATGGTGATCAAGTCGAATTGTCCGGCAAAGCTCATCCCTTCGCCGCCGTTGGCTTCGACTTGCACACGATCGGCGAGCCCGCGCTCTTGGAGCATCTTGCGCGAAGTTTCTTGAAAGAAAGGCAAAGGCTCGATGCCGGTCACGCGACAGTGGGGAAAGGCATCGGCAAAAGCAGAGAGAACTGTCCCGCTTCCTGAGCCGACATCCATCATGGTGCCACCCGCGCGGAGACGATCCTCAATCCCCGGCAATTGGCGGGCAACCGATAAAATGAGCGGTGCGCGCTGGGCGGAGACTTTTCCTTGGTAAGAAAAGAAATCGGTGTCATGCGCCGAGAAGGGCTTGGTCGCTCCAGTACGGAACGCTTCCGGGTAATCGAAGAAGTCGCGCGAGAGACTGACCAGCGTATGCGTCATCGAGAGATCCGGCGCGTCCTCGGCGAGCACCTCTTCCATGAACGGGGCGAAAGTGTATCCACGCGCGTCGTCATATCCCAGCACGCCGATCGTGCAGGCCGCGCGGCACCAGACCTCGGTGCGCCAGGGATCGAGACCGAGCGCGGCGGCGAGATCCTTCGAGAACGCTGCACCGCCACGCCGCGTAAGTTCGGCAAAATAGCCGCAGCGCCCGCCGACATTCAGGATATGGGTAGCGTGGAAGCCGAG
The genomic region above belongs to Deltaproteobacteria bacterium and contains:
- a CDS encoding methyltransferase domain-containing protein, with product MSEKQLTKDLQTRTLRGWVLGFHATHILNVGGRCGYFAELTRRGGAAFSKDLAAALGLDPWRTEVWCRAACTIGVLGYDDARGYTFAPFMEEVLAEDAPDLSMTHTLVSLSRDFFDYPEAFRTGATKPFSAHDTDFFSYQGKVSAQRAPLILSVARQLPGIEDRLRAGGTMMDVGSGSGTVLSAFADAFPHCRVTGIEPLPFFQETSRKMLQERGLADRVQVEANGGEGMSFAGQFDLITMVQVFHELPDGAKPDILRRCHQSLKPGGVLLLVDRCSPANGADLRDRRFTMSILEQWFEVTWGNIVNTRSEILTMLNDSGFTVLQKNAELVPTYWTFVAEKAG